The proteins below are encoded in one region of Festucalex cinctus isolate MCC-2025b chromosome 2, RoL_Fcin_1.0, whole genome shotgun sequence:
- the rassf11 gene encoding uncharacterized protein rassf11 isoform X2: protein MRELFKRTSSIGFGERSASQTVPTIFTTRNTKRLCTMEIKVFVDNLPRLVCGVTDETTCQEVVTVLAQALGQPGRYMLRETFKDFQRCMASDERPLEMLKKYGEHAKEVQLTLLHSGPSVHDEMSRAKVGRHQPCPPLRRKETAARGWRRSGSLNLHRQSFPLSCLRRDTDQNHEHLKRPKRKSLTLMEEAWEWLENLGKTQVYSTSCDNKDSSKKSEKKKRTFLSVTLSSARKGPCEQSQERAHRNSKSDLDQTSCCMGTQQKAKEHKNSKKTRGGKFDSVPNSNNEAEMNQLRETIICQLSYLQKLQVQIGFVDHEILELEESERTREERKLIEEEMEQIGLWENELKAEEAFERDLQNQFRDMKAKIVDCKAKLEDYKTEMQKLAFCGAQNVDSKEGRHAADDDPTKDSNGQQSETELDVNSDRMWPPRNFNPSAALFPPSQIKERRPTGPAELREWWACWSAVQNSKANKKTAEIHRSELTIYLGSTKV, encoded by the exons ATGAGAGAACTTTTCAAAAGGACAAGCAGCATTGGTTttggcg AGCGCTCAGCCAGCCAGACAGTTCCAACCATCTTCACTACAAGGAACACGAAACG ACTGTGTACGATGGAAATCAAAGTTTTTGTGGACAATCTGCCACGTTTGGTTTGTGGAGTGACAGATGAGACAACATGCCAAGAGGTGGTCACCGTGTTGGCACAAGCCCTGG GCCAGCCTGGACGCTACATGCTCCGCGAGACATTCAAAGACTTCCAGAGGTGCATGGCGTCAGATGAGCGTCCTCTGGAGATGCTGAAGAAGTATGGAGAACACGCCAAGGAGGTCCAGCTCACATTGCTCCACAGCGGCCCTTCAGTTCACGACGAAATGAGCCGGGCAAAAGTGGGCCGACACCAGCCTTGTCCGCCGTTGAGGAGGAAAGAAACCGCCGCTCGAGGTTGGCGCCGTAGCGGGTCGCTGAATCTGCATCGCCAGAGCTTTCCGTTGTCCTGCTTGAGGCGGGACACAGACCAGAACCACGAGCACTTGAAAAGACCCAAAAGAAAGTCCTTGACTCTCATGGAGGAGGCTTGGGAATGGCTAGAAAATTTGGGGAAAACGCAAGTTTATAGTACATCATGTGATAACAAGGACAGTAGCAAGAAGagtgaaaaaaagaaacgcaCTTTTCTGAGTGTCACGCTTTCTTCTGCGAGAAAGGGTCCATGTGAGCAGAGCCAAGAACGAGCTCACAGAAATTCAAAGTCCGACTTGGATCAGACATCTTGCTGCATGGGAACTCAGCAGAAGGCTAAAGAACATAAAAACTCAAAGAAAACACGCGGGGGGAAGTTTGATAGCGTCCCCAATTCTAACAATGAAGCCGAGATGAATCAGTTAAGAGAAACTATCATATGCCAGCTCAGTTATCTTCAAAAACTCCAGGTCCAGATAGGGTTTGTAGACCATGAGATTTTAGAGCTGGAGGAAAGCGAACGAACCCGAGAAGAGCGGAAGCTGATTGAAGAAGAGATGGAGCAGATTGGGCTCTGGGAAAATGAATTAAAGGCAGAAGAAGCGTTTGAGAGagatttgcaaaatcagttccGTGACATGAAAGCAAAGATTGTGGACTGCAAGGCCAAACTGGAGGACTACAAGACCGAAATGCAAAAGCTGGCCTTCTGTGGAGCTCAAAACGTTGATTCCAAAGAGGGCCGACATGCTGCTGATGACGATCCAACCAAGGACTCAAACGGGCAGCAATCTGAGACAGAACTTGATGTAAATAGTGACAGGATGTGGCCGCCCAGAAATTTCAACCCTTCTGCTGCTTTATTTCCTCCAAGTCAGATAAAGGAGCGCCGGCCCACTGGACCAGCAGAGCTCAGGGAGTGGTGGGCATGCTGGTCTGCGGTCCAGAattcaaaagcaaacaaaaagacGGCTGAGATTCACCGCTCAGAGCTCACAATTTACTTGGGCAGTACAAAAGTTTAA
- the rassf11 gene encoding uncharacterized protein rassf11 isoform X1, which produces MLLGVLITLNWSVFSSLAERSASQTVPTIFTTRNTKRLCTMEIKVFVDNLPRLVCGVTDETTCQEVVTVLAQALGQPGRYMLRETFKDFQRCMASDERPLEMLKKYGEHAKEVQLTLLHSGPSVHDEMSRAKVGRHQPCPPLRRKETAARGWRRSGSLNLHRQSFPLSCLRRDTDQNHEHLKRPKRKSLTLMEEAWEWLENLGKTQVYSTSCDNKDSSKKSEKKKRTFLSVTLSSARKGPCEQSQERAHRNSKSDLDQTSCCMGTQQKAKEHKNSKKTRGGKFDSVPNSNNEAEMNQLRETIICQLSYLQKLQVQIGFVDHEILELEESERTREERKLIEEEMEQIGLWENELKAEEAFERDLQNQFRDMKAKIVDCKAKLEDYKTEMQKLAFCGAQNVDSKEGRHAADDDPTKDSNGQQSETELDVNSDRMWPPRNFNPSAALFPPSQIKERRPTGPAELREWWACWSAVQNSKANKKTAEIHRSELTIYLGSTKV; this is translated from the exons ATGCTTTTGGGAGTTCTAATTACCCTTAATTggtctgttttttcctccctagcagAGCGCTCAGCCAGCCAGACAGTTCCAACCATCTTCACTACAAGGAACACGAAACG ACTGTGTACGATGGAAATCAAAGTTTTTGTGGACAATCTGCCACGTTTGGTTTGTGGAGTGACAGATGAGACAACATGCCAAGAGGTGGTCACCGTGTTGGCACAAGCCCTGG GCCAGCCTGGACGCTACATGCTCCGCGAGACATTCAAAGACTTCCAGAGGTGCATGGCGTCAGATGAGCGTCCTCTGGAGATGCTGAAGAAGTATGGAGAACACGCCAAGGAGGTCCAGCTCACATTGCTCCACAGCGGCCCTTCAGTTCACGACGAAATGAGCCGGGCAAAAGTGGGCCGACACCAGCCTTGTCCGCCGTTGAGGAGGAAAGAAACCGCCGCTCGAGGTTGGCGCCGTAGCGGGTCGCTGAATCTGCATCGCCAGAGCTTTCCGTTGTCCTGCTTGAGGCGGGACACAGACCAGAACCACGAGCACTTGAAAAGACCCAAAAGAAAGTCCTTGACTCTCATGGAGGAGGCTTGGGAATGGCTAGAAAATTTGGGGAAAACGCAAGTTTATAGTACATCATGTGATAACAAGGACAGTAGCAAGAAGagtgaaaaaaagaaacgcaCTTTTCTGAGTGTCACGCTTTCTTCTGCGAGAAAGGGTCCATGTGAGCAGAGCCAAGAACGAGCTCACAGAAATTCAAAGTCCGACTTGGATCAGACATCTTGCTGCATGGGAACTCAGCAGAAGGCTAAAGAACATAAAAACTCAAAGAAAACACGCGGGGGGAAGTTTGATAGCGTCCCCAATTCTAACAATGAAGCCGAGATGAATCAGTTAAGAGAAACTATCATATGCCAGCTCAGTTATCTTCAAAAACTCCAGGTCCAGATAGGGTTTGTAGACCATGAGATTTTAGAGCTGGAGGAAAGCGAACGAACCCGAGAAGAGCGGAAGCTGATTGAAGAAGAGATGGAGCAGATTGGGCTCTGGGAAAATGAATTAAAGGCAGAAGAAGCGTTTGAGAGagatttgcaaaatcagttccGTGACATGAAAGCAAAGATTGTGGACTGCAAGGCCAAACTGGAGGACTACAAGACCGAAATGCAAAAGCTGGCCTTCTGTGGAGCTCAAAACGTTGATTCCAAAGAGGGCCGACATGCTGCTGATGACGATCCAACCAAGGACTCAAACGGGCAGCAATCTGAGACAGAACTTGATGTAAATAGTGACAGGATGTGGCCGCCCAGAAATTTCAACCCTTCTGCTGCTTTATTTCCTCCAAGTCAGATAAAGGAGCGCCGGCCCACTGGACCAGCAGAGCTCAGGGAGTGGTGGGCATGCTGGTCTGCGGTCCAGAattcaaaagcaaacaaaaagacGGCTGAGATTCACCGCTCAGAGCTCACAATTTACTTGGGCAGTACAAAAGTTTAA